One window from the genome of Ignavibacteria bacterium encodes:
- the nadB gene encoding L-aspartate oxidase produces MKCLQTMQIKTDILVIGSGIAGLFYALKVSEFASVAIITKKEKAESNTNYAQGGIASVITSEDSFDLHIHDTLNVGGGLCHRDAVEVMVKEGPTRVKELAEIGVQFTKKQQQFDVAREGGHSRNRILHAADLTGKEIERALLQKISETKNITFYENHFAIDLITEHQLGKEISESTIKHCYGAYVLDEDENVVKTFLANITMLSTGGAGQVYLHTTNPNIATGDGFAMAYRAGATLANMEFIQFHPTTLYNSGSPAYLISEAMRGAGGILRTKNGETFMKKYDERESLAPRDIVVRAVDTELKKSGDEFVELDVTHLPSEKIKEHFPNIYKTCLEKFKLDITKEKISVVPAAHYVCGGVVTDLFGKTSIENLFACGEVAMTGVHGANRLASNSLLEAVVFSHRASLVTKETLQKKFENVSVPSWDDSGTVNNEEWILIEHDKKEIQQTMWDYGGIVRSDLRLQRALRRIEFLREEITDFYRRTKVSEGLIELRNLVLVAELIVRSALQRKESRGLHFTTDFPTMNEALLGDTIVFKSEEHRA; encoded by the coding sequence ATGAAGTGTTTGCAAACTATGCAAATCAAAACTGACATACTCGTTATCGGAAGCGGCATTGCGGGACTTTTTTATGCGTTGAAAGTTTCGGAGTTTGCTTCGGTTGCTATCATTACGAAAAAAGAAAAAGCGGAATCGAACACAAACTACGCACAAGGCGGCATTGCATCGGTGATTACGTCGGAAGATTCTTTTGATTTGCATATTCACGATACGCTCAATGTTGGCGGCGGTTTGTGTCATCGCGATGCAGTGGAAGTGATGGTGAAAGAAGGTCCGACGCGTGTAAAAGAACTTGCGGAAATCGGCGTGCAGTTCACAAAGAAACAACAGCAGTTTGACGTTGCGCGTGAAGGAGGACATTCGCGCAACAGAATTTTACACGCTGCAGACTTGACGGGAAAAGAAATCGAACGAGCGTTGCTACAAAAAATTTCAGAAACGAAAAACATTACGTTCTACGAAAATCATTTCGCGATTGATTTGATTACGGAACATCAACTCGGCAAAGAAATTTCCGAAAGCACAATAAAACATTGCTACGGCGCCTATGTTCTTGATGAAGATGAAAATGTTGTGAAAACTTTTCTCGCAAACATTACGATGCTTTCCACCGGCGGCGCGGGACAAGTATATTTGCACACGACAAATCCGAACATTGCAACGGGCGATGGATTTGCGATGGCGTATCGAGCCGGTGCAACGCTTGCGAATATGGAGTTTATTCAGTTTCATCCGACGACGTTGTATAATTCCGGTTCGCCTGCGTATTTGATTTCCGAAGCGATGCGCGGTGCCGGTGGAATCTTGCGAACGAAAAACGGCGAAACGTTTATGAAAAAATATGATGAACGCGAATCGCTTGCACCACGCGATATTGTTGTCCGCGCGGTTGATACGGAGTTGAAAAAAAGCGGCGATGAATTTGTGGAACTCGATGTTACGCATCTTCCGTCGGAAAAAATCAAAGAACATTTTCCGAACATTTACAAAACGTGTTTGGAAAAATTCAAACTCGATATTACGAAAGAAAAAATTTCCGTTGTTCCTGCGGCGCATTATGTTTGTGGCGGTGTTGTTACGGATTTGTTCGGCAAAACTTCGATAGAAAATTTATTTGCATGCGGTGAAGTTGCGATGACGGGAGTGCACGGGGCGAATCGTTTGGCGAGTAATTCGTTGCTCGAAGCGGTTGTGTTTTCTCATCGTGCAAGTTTGGTGACGAAAGAAACGTTGCAAAAGAAATTTGAAAATGTTTCCGTTCCTTCGTGGGATGATAGCGGGACGGTGAACAACGAAGAATGGATTTTGATTGAGCACGACAAAAAAGAAATTCAGCAAACAATGTGGGATTACGGCGGCATCGTGCGTTCTGATTTGCGTTTGCAGCGAGCGTTGCGGCGAATAGAATTTTTGCGCGAAGAGATTACGGATTTTTATCGCCGCACAAAAGTTTCCGAAGGATTGATTGAGTTGCGCAATTTAGTTCTCGTTGCTGAACTTATCGTACGCAGCGCATTGCAACGAAAAGAAAGCCGCGGTTTACATTTTACAACTGATTTTCCAACAATGAATGAAGCGTTGTTAGGAGATACGATTGTGTTTAAGAGTGAAGAGCATAGAGCATAG